A genome region from Deinococcus seoulensis includes the following:
- the cax gene encoding calcium/proton exchanger — protein MWMNLLLAFIPVSLLLEYVLHAPPLWVFLTSVIAIIPLADLLRQATEQVAARAGQTIGGLLNVTFGNLAELIIAIFVLLAGNITVVKAQITGSIIGNALLGLGLAILIGSFGRTTQKFSRSNAGQLNSMLFLVVIALLIPALFDYTERLPDFLAGSDTARANLDEYLSLGVAVVLIAVYALNLVYTLVTHKDAFAMEQEEGGHGHGEHGQGDLWPVWRAAATMIGATALIALESEMLSGALEATSSTLGLSPFFLGIIVLAVVGNFAEYIAGSYFARKGQIGLAINIAVGATIQVALFTAPVLVIISYLIGKPMNLVFSSPLELVAIVAVALIVTTVTKDGEATWFEGVLLIAVYLLLGLSFYFVTPRVQGEGASLPVPAGVIEAGGQAYTHTPGMPAAA, from the coding sequence ATGTGGATGAACCTCCTGCTCGCCTTCATTCCGGTCAGCCTGCTGCTGGAATACGTTCTGCACGCGCCTCCGCTGTGGGTCTTTCTCACGTCCGTCATTGCGATCATTCCGCTGGCGGACCTGCTGCGGCAGGCGACCGAGCAGGTCGCGGCGCGCGCCGGGCAGACCATCGGCGGCCTGCTGAACGTGACGTTCGGGAACCTCGCGGAGCTGATCATCGCCATCTTCGTGCTGCTGGCCGGGAACATCACGGTCGTGAAGGCGCAGATCACGGGCAGCATCATCGGGAACGCGCTGCTGGGCCTGGGTCTGGCCATCCTGATCGGCAGTTTCGGGCGGACCACGCAGAAGTTCAGCCGCTCGAACGCCGGGCAGCTGAACTCCATGCTGTTTCTGGTGGTGATCGCCCTGCTGATCCCGGCACTGTTCGACTACACCGAGCGCCTCCCGGACTTCCTGGCGGGCAGCGACACGGCCCGCGCGAACCTCGACGAGTACCTGAGCCTGGGCGTGGCCGTCGTGCTGATCGCCGTGTACGCCCTGAACCTCGTGTACACGCTGGTCACGCACAAGGACGCCTTCGCCATGGAGCAAGAGGAAGGCGGGCACGGGCACGGTGAGCACGGGCAGGGTGACCTGTGGCCGGTGTGGCGGGCCGCCGCGACCATGATCGGCGCGACCGCCCTGATCGCCCTGGAATCCGAGATGCTGTCCGGCGCGCTGGAAGCCACGAGCAGCACGCTGGGCCTCAGCCCGTTCTTCCTGGGGATCATCGTGCTGGCTGTCGTGGGGAACTTCGCGGAGTACATCGCCGGGAGTTACTTTGCGCGCAAGGGGCAGATCGGGCTGGCCATCAACATCGCGGTCGGCGCGACCATTCAGGTGGCGCTGTTCACGGCGCCCGTGCTGGTGATCATCTCGTACCTGATCGGCAAACCCATGAACCTCGTGTTCTCCAGTCCGCTGGAACTGGTCGCCATCGTGGCGGTCGCGCTCATCGTCACGACCGTCACCAAGGACGGCGAGGCCACGTGGTTCGAGGGTGTGCTGCTGATCGCCGTGTACCTGCTGCTGGGCCTGTCGTTCTACTTCGTCACGCCGCGCGTGCAGGGTGAGGGGGCCAGTCTGCCCGTGCCTGCCGGGGTCATCGAGGCAGGTGGGCAGGCGTACACGCACACGCCAGGAATGCCCGCCGCCGCCTGA
- a CDS encoding ferritin-like domain-containing protein — protein MDNRTSTEQIIAAASNADTMNRRAAMGFLGKIGMGAAAMSLAATAGTAAAAPAKDIDGAVLNFALNLEYLEAAFYLAAVGRVDELRRIGGNAEIRLPAGLVQSRGMQFKDSNVEALARDIAEDELSHVKFLHGALGKAAAPRPVIDLNGAFRAAGKAASGGKIDGFNPYANDLFFLHGAFIFEDVGVTAYNGAATLITNPAYLQAAAGILAVEAYHGGAIRSMLFQQRQVSAAAGLYVGQVVQAISNLRGSVGGMKDQGLTDNAGNMIVAPADKNGVAYGRSTREVLNIVYLAPNASKGGFYPNGLNGSIK, from the coding sequence ATGGATAACCGCACCAGCACCGAACAGATCATCGCCGCCGCCAGCAACGCCGACACCATGAACCGCCGCGCCGCCATGGGCTTCCTCGGCAAGATCGGCATGGGCGCCGCCGCCATGAGCCTCGCCGCGACCGCCGGAACCGCCGCCGCCGCGCCCGCCAAGGACATCGACGGGGCCGTCCTGAACTTCGCCCTGAACCTCGAGTACCTGGAAGCCGCCTTCTACCTCGCCGCCGTGGGCCGCGTGGACGAACTGCGCCGGATCGGCGGGAACGCCGAGATCCGCCTGCCCGCCGGACTGGTCCAGAGCCGCGGCATGCAGTTCAAGGACAGCAACGTCGAGGCCCTGGCCCGCGACATCGCCGAGGACGAACTCTCACACGTGAAATTCCTGCACGGCGCGCTCGGCAAGGCCGCCGCCCCCCGCCCCGTCATCGACCTGAACGGAGCGTTCCGCGCCGCCGGGAAGGCCGCGTCCGGCGGGAAGATCGACGGCTTCAACCCGTACGCCAACGACCTGTTCTTCCTGCACGGCGCGTTCATCTTCGAGGACGTGGGCGTCACCGCCTACAACGGCGCCGCGACCCTGATCACCAACCCCGCGTACCTGCAGGCCGCCGCCGGCATCCTGGCCGTCGAGGCGTACCACGGCGGCGCCATCCGCTCCATGCTGTTCCAGCAGCGTCAGGTGAGCGCCGCCGCCGGACTGTACGTCGGTCAGGTCGTGCAGGCCATCAGCAACCTGCGTGGCTCGGTCGGCGGCATGAAAGACCAGGGCCTGACCGACAACGCCGGCAACATGATCGTCGCGCCTGCCGACAAGAACGGCGTGGCGTACGGCCGCAGCACCCGCGAAGTGCTGAACATCGTCTACCTGGCCCCCAACGCCAGCAAGGGCGGCTTCTACCCCAACGGCCTGAACGGCAGCATCAAGTAA
- a CDS encoding HAD family hydrolase produces the protein MTAPTHSPTLAGTFDAVLFDLDGVLVDSEALAADVWVRTLAEHGLPLALNDFAHLAVGQTFPNVLVRLSDLHGWTPTDAFLPTLETRFNAAFDSLDAIEGARDTLRGLQDRGVPFAVGSNSERGRLHMKLASAGLAELVGAHAYDPSWVGGRGKPEPDLYAFAAAQLGVDITRCVVVEDSVPGATAGVRAGATVIGLLATGHAHPDDTAHLLAAGVNRVVTSHAQLQQVLGLPVAAAT, from the coding sequence GTGACCGCCCCCACGCACAGCCCGACCCTGGCCGGAACCTTCGACGCGGTCCTGTTCGACCTGGACGGCGTGCTGGTGGACAGCGAGGCGCTGGCGGCGGACGTGTGGGTCCGCACGCTGGCCGAGCACGGCCTGCCGCTGGCCCTGAACGACTTCGCGCACCTGGCGGTCGGGCAGACATTCCCGAACGTGCTGGTCCGCCTGAGCGACCTGCACGGCTGGACGCCCACAGACGCGTTCCTGCCCACCCTGGAAACCCGGTTCAACGCGGCCTTCGATTCCCTGGACGCCATCGAGGGCGCGCGCGACACCCTGCGCGGCCTGCAAGACCGGGGCGTGCCGTTCGCGGTGGGCAGCAACAGCGAACGCGGGCGGCTGCACATGAAACTCGCGTCGGCCGGACTGGCGGAACTGGTGGGCGCGCACGCCTACGACCCATCGTGGGTGGGCGGGCGCGGCAAGCCCGAACCGGACCTGTACGCCTTCGCGGCGGCGCAGCTCGGCGTGGACATCACGCGCTGCGTGGTCGTCGAGGACAGCGTTCCCGGCGCCACAGCGGGCGTGCGGGCCGGGGCGACCGTGATCGGCCTGCTCGCCACCGGGCACGCCCACCCGGACGACACCGCGCACCTGCTGGCCGCCGGAGTCAACCGCGTGGTGACCTCGCACGCGCAGTTGCAACAGGTCCTGGGGCTCCCGGTCGCCGCTGCCACCTGA
- a CDS encoding histidine triad nucleotide-binding protein: MTASPTLFERIIAREIPSQIVFEDEHYIAIRDIAPKAPIHLLVIPKKVSARVDEITDAAEMGELWLTATRVARQHAQDYRLVVNCGPGGGQMVFHTHVHILAGWENGPDNDTGLGQ, translated from the coding sequence ATGACAGCCTCTCCCACCCTGTTCGAGCGGATCATTGCCCGCGAGATTCCCAGCCAGATCGTGTTCGAGGACGAGCACTACATCGCCATCCGCGACATTGCGCCCAAGGCGCCCATTCACCTGCTGGTCATCCCGAAGAAGGTCTCGGCGCGGGTGGACGAGATCACGGACGCCGCCGAGATGGGCGAGTTGTGGCTGACCGCCACACGGGTCGCGCGGCAGCACGCGCAGGACTACCGGCTGGTCGTGAACTGCGGCCCCGGCGGCGGGCAGATGGTGTTCCACACGCACGTGCACATCCTGGCCGGGTGGGAGAACGGCCCGGACAACGACACGGGCCTGGGCCAGTGA